The following nucleotide sequence is from Gymnodinialimonas phycosphaerae.
TGAGGCGAAGATCGCCAGGTTGGTGACGGCCGTGTCCCATTCGCGGATGCGGAACAGACGCTCGTAATTCTGGAAGCCCACAAGATCGAAGCTCGGCAACATGCGCGAGCCGGTGAAGCTGAGGTAGACCGTGAAGGCGATGAAGCCGTAGACGAAAATCACCATCACCGCGAAGGACGGCGCGAGCACGATCTTTGGCAGCCAGTTCTGAAGGCGTGTGCGGAAGTCCGCGCCCCCTAACATGGGATCGGTAGCGGCCATGGGGCCTCTCCTTGCGGTCTGGACGGGATGGTTGAGAAGGGTGGACCGGCCCACGATCGGGGCCGGTCCGGGACCTACTTATTGAGCAAGCTCGACAGCGGTGACCATCTCGGCCGCGGCGGTTTCCGCATCGTACTCACCGTTGAAATGCGCGGTGATCACGTCGTACATCGCGTTCTGGACGGACGGAGGGTTGGCGTGGCCGTGGGCCATGGAGCCGAACAGCGTGCCCGCTTCACCGGCGGCTGCCAGATCGGCCATGGCCGCCTGACCACAGGCATCGAACGCAGAGGCGTCGATGTCAGTGCGCGCAGGGGCCGAGCCTTTGACCACGTTGAACGCGATCTGGAACTCAGGCGACATCACGGCAGAGGCCATGGCGACTTGCGAGGCCTGATCGCCTTCGTCCGCGACGTTGAACATCGCGAACTGGTCCGAGTTGAACGTCACGGTGCCCTCGGTCCCGGGTACGCGGAAGCACTGGAATTCCTCGCCGGCTGTGAGGCCCGCGTTGACGAATTCACCCTTCGCCCAGTCACCCATGATCTGGAACAACGCTTCGCCGTTGATCACCATGGCCGAGGCCAGGTTCCAGTCGCGGCCCGAGAAGTTGTCGTCCACGAAACCGCGTAGAGTGGCCATCCGCTCGAACGCCTCGACCATCTGGGAACCGCCAAGTGCGTCCGGGTCCAACTCGACCATCGCGGCCTGATAGAACTCGGGCCCGCCGACGCCCATCACCATCGAATCGAAGATGGTAGCGTCCTGCCAGGCCTGACCTCCGTGCGCCAGCGCGGTGTAGCCCGCGTCCGCAGCGGTCTGCATTGCGGCAACAAAGTCTTCCCAGGTGCCGGGCTGTTCGATGCCAAGCTCTTCCATCAGCGCGGTGTTGGCCCAAACCCAGTTGGTGGAGTGGACGTTGACCGGCGCGGCAACCCAGTTGCCTTCGTACGTAGAGAACCGCTGAAGCGCCTCGGGCACAACTTCGTTCCAGTTCTGCTCTTCTGCCAAGGCGTTTAGATCAGCCAGCGCACCTTCGGCGGCCCAGTCCTGGATCGAGAAGCCAAGCATCTGCACGGCGGTGGGCGGGTCGCCTGCGGTCACACGCGCGCGCAGAACGGTCATGGCGTCAGAGCCACCACCACCGGCGACGGGCATGTCGGTCCAACCGATGCCACCACCGGCCAGATCTTCGCGCAGAACGTTCAGGGCAGCCGCTTCGCCGCCGGACGTCCACCAGTGCAGAACCTCCACATCCTGCGCCTGAGCGGCGGACGTGATCGCCGTCGTGGACAACGCCAGTACGGCCGCGCCCGTGGACAGTTTTTTCATCAAGGTCATTCGATTTCCTCCCAATTGACCAATCCCCTTACCGGGGCTGCATGAATTAAAACGTTATAAATCCCAGTCAAGTCAACCGGAATTTACGCTTTTCGTTTGCAAGTTTCGCCGCAAAGCAGCAAGTTTTGCGGGGTTTTTTCTGCAATGCAGAATGCAAGGCAAGATGAAACACGCTATTGAAACGTTTGAAATCCTGCGCAATATACTTGGCGACACAACCCAAAGGCGATGCCCTCCCATGAGCAGCGATCCCGGTCTGACACAGACAGGCGACAAACCGACGCTGCGCTCTTTGGCGGAGGCGACCGGGTACTCTGTGGCCACGATCAGTCGCGCCTTGGCCGATGATCCGCGAATCGCGGCCAAGACCCGCGCGACCGTGGCGCGTGCTGCCGAAGCGGCGGGCTACGTGCCGGACCGCGCCGCGCGCCGCTTGCGCACCGGGCGCACCCAAGTGGTGACGCTTCTGCTTAATACGGAACATGAATTTCTGGGTTTCACCCATGAATTCCTGTCCGGCATCACCGAGGCCCTGCGCGGCACCGGCTATTCCGTCAATGTTGTACCCGATCACGTGGGGGAAGATCGGTTGGAACCGGTCCGCAACATCCTGCGCAACCAACTGGCCGATGGCATCCTCTTTACCCGAACCGAGGCGTTCGACCCGCGTGTCCGCCTGCTGTTGGAAGCCGATTTTCCCTTCGTCAGCCATGGCCGCACTGAATTCACCACGCCCCATCCCTTCGTGGATTTCGATAACGAGGCCTTCGCGCGCCGTGCCGTGGAACGCCTTGTCGCCAAGGGCCGCAAACGTCTGTCCCTGATCCTGCCCGAGGATCGTTTCACCTTCACCCAACACCTGCGCTACGGCTTCCTCAGCGCCGTGCGCGAGGCAGGGGTGGACTATGAGATCGTCGAAGGTGTCACGCTCGACAGCTCGTCGAGCGATATTGCACGCGCCACGCGAGAAAGCCGCCTGTCTGATACCCCGCCTGACGGCTACGTCTGCGTCGGAGAGGTCACGGCGCTGGTCACGCTTTCGGCGTTGTCCGACAGCGGCGCCGTTCTTGGCCGCGACGCCGACATCTTCGCCAAACGCGCCTCGCCGATCTTCGACAACATCCGCCCCCGCATCGACACGGTCTACGAAGACCTGCGCGGGACTGGGCACAAGATGGCGGAAATGCTTCTGCGCCGTATGGCCGGAGAGCCCTCCGAAGAGCTGACGCATCTGCTGCAGCCGGATTTCGAGCAACTCGGTCACGACAAACCCTGCGATGACGCGACCCAAGGCTGACGGGTGTCGCCGATGCGCATCTGCACGGTCTTCACCTCCAGGAATTCCTCGAGCCCGTAGCGTCCAAGCTCTCGCCCCTGCCCGCTTTCCTTGAAGCCGCCGAAAGGCATTTCCGGGTAGCCGTCCATCCAGGTATTTGTCCAAACCGTCCCGGCATGCACCCTCCGCGCGAAGCTGAGGCAGGTGGACATGTCCTTGGACCACACCCCCGCAGAAAGGCCGTAAGTCGCGCCATTGCACAGGCGTAACGCCTCATCGAGGGTCTTGAAGGTCAGCACGGCCAGCACCGGCCCGAAGACTTCATCACACGCGATGGGCATGTCGGGGCGCAGGTCTGTCACGACCGTGGGCTGATAGAATTGTGGCCCCACGCCGTCTACGCCAAAGGCCGCGCCACCGATCGCCACCCGCGCGCCATCGGCAACGGCAGCCTGAACGTAGCCATCGATTTTCGCCATATGCTCGGGCGAGATGATCGCGCCGACTTGCGTGGCCGGGTCCAGGGGATCCCCAAAGGGCACCCGCCGCGACAGGGCCACGACCTTTTCGGTCAGCGCCTCGGCCACGTCCTCATGCACGATGATGCGCGAGCCTGAATTGCAGCATTCGCCCGCGTTGAAGTACACGCCAAAGGTGATCGCATCGGCGGCTTGATCCAGATCCGCATCGGGGAAAATGACCTGAGGGTTCTTGCCGCCCAACTCTAGCGAGACCTTTTTCAGCGTCCCGCTTGCCGCCGCTGAAATCCGCTTGCCCACACCGGTGGAGCCGGTGAAGCTGATCATATCGACGCGGCTGTCCGTGGACAGCACCTCCCCCACCGGGTCGCCAAATCCGAGCACGATATTGAGCACACCCGCAGGCAGGCCCGCTTCAATCAGCAACTCGCCCAGAATGCAGGTCGTGGACGGCGTCAGTTCCGATGGCTTGACCACCGCAGTGCAGCCCGCCGCCAGGGCGAAGGGCAGTTTTTGGGACACGATCAGGAACGGGAAGTTCCAGGGCGTGATCATCGACACGACGCCGATGGGCTCTTTCAAGACGACCCCCAACATGTCCGGCCCAAGGCTGTTGTGGCTGTCGCCGTGAATCATCCGCGCAAGACTGGCCGCATAACGCCAAAGGTCCGCTGCGCCGCCGATCTCGGCCTTGGCCTGGCTGATGGGTTTACCGGATTCGAGCGTTTCCAGCAGGGCAATCCGGTCCAGATCCCGCTCAATCAACTCGGCCACTTTCAGCAGGATCGCCGCCCGTGACGCACCACTTGAGAACGCCCAATCGCCTTGGTCAAACGCAGCGCGCGCCGCTGCAATCGCGGCATGGGCATCGGCCGCGCCGCCTTTGGCGGACGTGCTGACGTGGGTGCCATGGGCGGGCGAATGTCGCTTTGACACCGAGCCATCGGCACTGTCGCACCACGCGCCTGCAATCAGGTGCCGCCCCGTGAACGGCGCGGGGGTCGCAACGCCGGCGGAGGGAATAATCGTCATCTCGGTCATGGGCTAAGTCCCTCGGAAATCGGGTGAGCGTTTCTCGGCGAAGGCGGACACGCCCTCGGCCTTGTCCTCGGTCGCGCCGACCATGCCGCCGCCCAAGGCTTCGATCATCGCATTGCGATCTTCGCCGACCGCCGCGTGGATCTGGTATTTCGCAACCTCATGGGCGCGGGGAGAGGCCTTCATCGCCTCTTTCGCGATGGCGACTGCCGTGGCAAGCGGGTTGTCTGCCACCTCGGCAAACCCCAGCGCCTGCGCCTTTTCCGCCGAGACCCGGCGACCAAACAGCGCCATATCCTTGACGACCGCTTCCGGCAGCAAACGCAACAGCCGTGTGTTGCCGCCCCAGCCTGGCACAATGCCGACCTGGGCTTCAGGCAAGGCCAACGTCGCGCCCGGAGCCATGATCCGCAGGTCCGCGCAGGCGGCCAGTTCGAGCCCGCCGCCAAAGGCGTGGGCTTGCAAGACCGCAATCGTGGGCTTGGACAGGCCTGCCAGACGGTCCAGGATCCTGTGGCCTTCACGCACCCAATGGCGCGCGAAATCGGTAGGAGAAAGCCCGCCCCATCCGCTAATATCCGCGCCCGCACAAAAGGCGCGCTCCCCCTCTGCGGTGATCAGAACGATGCGCACCAGCGGATCCCGTTCGAGGGTCGCGCAGGCATCTTCCAACTGCCCCAGCATCTGCACCGTCAACGCGTTCAGCTTGGACGGGTTATCCAGCGTGATCCGAGCCATGGCCCCGTCGATCGCAAGGTGAATGGCGCTCATACCGGCAATCCCATTGGTTTGTCGCACAACAAGCTCTGCGGCAGGGTGATGGCGTCTTCGGCCACGCTGACGCGGCCTTCGCTGGCGGCGACGATGTCTTTGGCCGGGTCGATACCCGGCATGATCTCGGTGGCCACAAGACCTTGATCTTGCAGGCGCATGACACAACGCTCGGTGATATAAAGCACCTCTGCCCCCCGCGCCCGGGCGCGGCGGCCCGCAAAGGTCACGTGTTCCACGGCCTCGACCATCTTGGTGAACTTGCCGGGCTTGGCGATGTTCAGGCCGCTATCGGTGATTTCAAACTGCGCACCCGCCTCGAAGAATCCGCTGAAAACGATCTTCCTTGCATGGGCCGTGATATCCACGAAGCCGCCGCAGCCCGCCGTGAGGTAGGGCTTTTTGCCAAGCTTGGAGACGTTGACGTTGCCGTCTATGTCGACCTCCATGAACGACAGGAAGCTTACGTCGAACCCGCCGCCTTGGAAGTAGGCGAATTGTTGGGGAGAGGGCACAAAGGCATCCGCGTTGGAGGCACAGCCGAAGGCGAAGCCGGTCAGGGGCATGCCGCCCACAGCCCCCTGCTCAATCGCCCATGTCACCGCGTCGTGGACGCCTTCTTCCAGCAGAATGCGCGGCACCATCGCCGAGATGCCGAAGCCGAGGTTAGCGGTCATCCCGCGGCGCAGTTCCATCGCGGCGCGGCGCGCGATGATCTTCTCCACTCCGTGTTCTGCCAAGGCAAAGCTGCTCCATGGGCGCATCACTTCGCCGGAAATTGCGGGGTCATAGGACGTTTCCGTGGTCTGCTTCTGATCA
It contains:
- a CDS encoding ABC transporter substrate-binding protein, which produces MKKLSTGAAVLALSTTAITSAAQAQDVEVLHWWTSGGEAAALNVLREDLAGGGIGWTDMPVAGGGGSDAMTVLRARVTAGDPPTAVQMLGFSIQDWAAEGALADLNALAEEQNWNEVVPEALQRFSTYEGNWVAAPVNVHSTNWVWANTALMEELGIEQPGTWEDFVAAMQTAADAGYTALAHGGQAWQDATIFDSMVMGVGGPEFYQAAMVELDPDALGGSQMVEAFERMATLRGFVDDNFSGRDWNLASAMVINGEALFQIMGDWAKGEFVNAGLTAGEEFQCFRVPGTEGTVTFNSDQFAMFNVADEGDQASQVAMASAVMSPEFQIAFNVVKGSAPARTDIDASAFDACGQAAMADLAAAGEAGTLFGSMAHGHANPPSVQNAMYDVITAHFNGEYDAETAAAEMVTAVELAQ
- a CDS encoding acyl CoA:acetate/3-ketoacid CoA transferase: MSKIVSGQEAAKRIKDGAVVTVSSSSALGCPDAVLQAIGARFDLEGAPRNLTTIHPIAAGDMYGVKGVDHIAKDGLLSRIIGGSYPSGPSSLPMPAIWQMVVDDRVAAYNVPSGILFDMHRDVAARRPGVLTQVGLETFVDPIREGCAMNARAEAAPIVSRVDFAGDTWLHFPNIVPDVAIIRATTADENGNLTYEHEGAYLGGLDQAIATRNHGGLVIAQVKRVTAAGSLRPHDVHVPGHLVDLIVVDPDQKQTTETSYDPAISGEVMRPWSSFALAEHGVEKIIARRAAMELRRGMTANLGFGISAMVPRILLEEGVHDAVTWAIEQGAVGGMPLTGFAFGCASNADAFVPSPQQFAYFQGGGFDVSFLSFMEVDIDGNVNVSKLGKKPYLTAGCGGFVDITAHARKIVFSGFFEAGAQFEITDSGLNIAKPGKFTKMVEAVEHVTFAGRRARARGAEVLYITERCVMRLQDQGLVATEIMPGIDPAKDIVAASEGRVSVAEDAITLPQSLLCDKPMGLPV
- a CDS encoding aldehyde dehydrogenase family protein → MTEMTIIPSAGVATPAPFTGRHLIAGAWCDSADGSVSKRHSPAHGTHVSTSAKGGAADAHAAIAAARAAFDQGDWAFSSGASRAAILLKVAELIERDLDRIALLETLESGKPISQAKAEIGGAADLWRYAASLARMIHGDSHNSLGPDMLGVVLKEPIGVVSMITPWNFPFLIVSQKLPFALAAGCTAVVKPSELTPSTTCILGELLIEAGLPAGVLNIVLGFGDPVGEVLSTDSRVDMISFTGSTGVGKRISAAASGTLKKVSLELGGKNPQVIFPDADLDQAADAITFGVYFNAGECCNSGSRIIVHEDVAEALTEKVVALSRRVPFGDPLDPATQVGAIISPEHMAKIDGYVQAAVADGARVAIGGAAFGVDGVGPQFYQPTVVTDLRPDMPIACDEVFGPVLAVLTFKTLDEALRLCNGATYGLSAGVWSKDMSTCLSFARRVHAGTVWTNTWMDGYPEMPFGGFKESGQGRELGRYGLEEFLEVKTVQMRIGDTRQPWVASSQGLS
- a CDS encoding LacI family transcriptional regulator, producing MSSDPGLTQTGDKPTLRSLAEATGYSVATISRALADDPRIAAKTRATVARAAEAAGYVPDRAARRLRTGRTQVVTLLLNTEHEFLGFTHEFLSGITEALRGTGYSVNVVPDHVGEDRLEPVRNILRNQLADGILFTRTEAFDPRVRLLLEADFPFVSHGRTEFTTPHPFVDFDNEAFARRAVERLVAKGRKRLSLILPEDRFTFTQHLRYGFLSAVREAGVDYEIVEGVTLDSSSSDIARATRESRLSDTPPDGYVCVGEVTALVTLSALSDSGAVLGRDADIFAKRASPIFDNIRPRIDTVYEDLRGTGHKMAEMLLRRMAGEPSEELTHLLQPDFEQLGHDKPCDDATQG
- a CDS encoding enoyl-CoA hydratase/isomerase family protein produces the protein MSAIHLAIDGAMARITLDNPSKLNALTVQMLGQLEDACATLERDPLVRIVLITAEGERAFCAGADISGWGGLSPTDFARHWVREGHRILDRLAGLSKPTIAVLQAHAFGGGLELAACADLRIMAPGATLALPEAQVGIVPGWGGNTRLLRLLPEAVVKDMALFGRRVSAEKAQALGFAEVADNPLATAVAIAKEAMKASPRAHEVAKYQIHAAVGEDRNAMIEALGGGMVGATEDKAEGVSAFAEKRSPDFRGT